The Methanobacterium formicicum DSM 3637 nucleotide sequence CATTTCCATACTAAATTTTGCCATGTTAGGTTCCTCTTATAATAAATATAAACTCAAGTTATTATAGACTTTAAACTTCACTCATCTATAACTTCAATTTAAACACTTAATCTATCTATAATAAGGTTTATAAGTATATCAGAGTTTATAAGGATTTTCATTAAGATTTTAATTTGATGTGCAATGGAATTTGAACCAGAGAAATTTAAGGTTTCTGATATTATGTATAAAGATAAAGTTAATAGAATAAAAAAACAGAATTAACTTACAATGAGTGTTAAACCTATGAAGATAACCCGTAGTGTGGAAGATTACCTGGAAGCCATGTATTCACTGGAACAGGAACACGGAACCATCAGAGTTAAAGATGTGGCTAAAACTCTGGATGTAAAACCCCCCAGTGTTGTGGAAGCTGTGAAAAAACTTTCCAAAATGAATCTGGTTTCTTATGAACGTTACGGTACAATCCAGTTAAAGGATGATGGTATTAAGATTGCTGAGGAGGTAGTTTGCCGTCACCATCTTCTCAAGGATTTCTTGATAATGATGGGTGTGGATACTGAAATAGCAGAAAATGATGCCTGTTCCATGGAACATGTGATGGATGTATCATCCATTAACAAATTACGTAAATTTGTAGAGTTCAACAAAAGTTATCCACCTGCTCATCAATATATGGAAAAATTCAGGGAATACGCAGAAAAAGGAACAAATAACTTTTAATGA carries:
- a CDS encoding metal-dependent transcriptional regulator, giving the protein MSVKPMKITRSVEDYLEAMYSLEQEHGTIRVKDVAKTLDVKPPSVVEAVKKLSKMNLVSYERYGTIQLKDDGIKIAEEVVCRHHLLKDFLIMMGVDTEIAENDACSMEHVMDVSSINKLRKFVEFNKSYPPAHQYMEKFREYAEKGTNNF